In Ictalurus furcatus strain D&B chromosome 23, Billie_1.0, whole genome shotgun sequence, a single window of DNA contains:
- the ptpn23a gene encoding tyrosine-protein phosphatase non-receptor type 23 isoform X2 codes for MEAVPRMPMIWLDLKEAGEFQFSSTVKQFILKNYGEDPDNYNEPLKKLEQLRQSAVNVTRDFEGCSTLRKYFGQLHYLQSRVPLGPGQEAAVPVSWTEIFSGKTVTHDDISYEQACILYNLGALHSMLGAMDNRVSEEGMKVSCTHFQCSAGAFTYLRDHFSHNYSVDMSHQILNLNINLMLGQAQECLLEKSMLDNRKSFLVARISAQVVDYYKEACRALENSDTASMLGKIQKDWKKLVQMKIYYFAAVAHLHMGKQAEEQQKYGERLAYLQSSLDKLSEAIKLAKGQPDSVQEALRFTMDVIGGKLVLVTAFECSLSLISTALTLLKDVCCFLFWFRFNSAKKDNDFIYHEVVPSLETLPSVKGAPLVKALPVNPTDPSVTGPDIFSKLVPMAAHEASSLYSEEKAKLLREVMAKIDSKNETLEQFMDSLNLDPDSVDNMDMYNSIPSVLMEKCAALSVRPDTVKSLIQSMQVLSGVFTDVEASLREIRSVLDDDEAGDRKLQEVAGKQSVPAQPAVIAELRRDLEKYLEAHEKASFTNTELHRAMNLHISNLRLLGGPLDTLREALPRPQLSEDEVAGLQCMKRILGKVQEMKDQRSSLEKQLRELIQQDDITAALVTTERADMKRLFEEQLKKYEQVKVYIDQNLAAQENILKALTDANVQYATVRKGLAETEHKWNSTVQMLVASYEAYEDLMKKSQEGKEFYEDLEAKASRLLERAKTICKTREEERQAILEKELQKKVPQRPTAPKPAQKKAPDMNSSGMDDPEIAKLNAAILALGGDLPEDLRSLPPELSLHMIPEAFHPGAAALYTPPRFPPNLPPPELLAQISRFTALPPTQGFNHSLPPGSLPQQHQVPQMPNPQVSRLPSGPGYRPPSLQTQPAVSGPPAPIRTSTTTVDSVQTPISSYTPASAQPVMPAPTPGHPIPTPAVYNPPPPVASQPQYLQQPGVPVSQPPQGVQASQPQSQPSQPFLQVRGPGQPQSSTPQQFFQPVPAQQQIPAPVTGPQLPHQPRPHYLHHMAQPRPPGPPHLQQRPFNIHSTPSALPQQMYSPVSYVPGCQPVNAIAPNQLPHHSMQPHMPPSSQPMPQVSMPHLPNVKQQMPPCSQPYMPPVNQQIHPIPPPQTPLSSQQVPPAGHGQMPPTAQQIPPLSQPQMLPSSSQMSPPTHLQMPAVSQTVLHPSHPTVSAVSQSLPHPSRPPAPSVSQPLPYPSYQQIHPPYQPAFPATTQRVPVPVQPQLPPASLSAQFPVHTNALPSQPHGNLPSPLPPGPRPSVPPQMTQQPINLPQHHLPPHTTPVGYPGGGPLVHQSTVPQQPQALPPQVPSGVPASYPGPHAGIVPPGPMQHSGPVVTPGLPQSLPQSMIPPSSAAPGTTPSSILPAPSPSPSSGPSSLGIVPQRPSPALTPVAGAAMPQTATTPLPSSNSLFQHQNSSTDDLLSSSPESQHGGSKDTANVLLPTKADPQDEQLRKKSEGVKIIQGDPYQAPERVSQLCAELERFRSTVQSLERPSGEGGLSELDARWKELQDQQEKDSRQLSIAIARCYTMKNRHQDVMPYDCNRVVLHSGKDDYINASFIEDLSPYCPRLIATQAPLTGTAADFWLMVYEQKVSLIVMLVSEQELEKQKVLRYFPSERGQQITQGSITLSLTTQKNTATHVERMIGLQYRDQSLKRTVIHLQFTSWPELYGSNTGLPESKSNLIRFIQEVHGHYLLQRPLHTPVVVHCSSGVGRTGAFCLLYAALQELEAGNGIPDLSQLVRKMRQQRKNMLQEKLHLKFCHEAVLKHAEQVLQRRGIITTASQKSTNSAAVKYSQPEAQDIVLGGDMSISSIQATVARLSIRPPSVESDQDPNQDPTPSVAAGLEPELALVQDLQAPSLTDAVPASLSPPISCPASPGKMQSPSPPHHQGNGFDGSTPMPISNNHAAPEEPPPAPSSLDLLASLTPEAFTLDNGCRGKQRISKQSFFQAQEGQGLQGPPTGDDPLSTLDPLWTLNKS; via the exons ATGGAGGCGGTGCCGCGAATGCCGATGATTTGGCTGGATTTGAAGGAGGCTGGAGAGTTCCAGTTTAGCTCGACTGTTAAACAG TTCATACTGAAGAATTACGGAGAGGATCCGGACAACTACAACGAGCCGCTGAAGAAACTGGAACAATTACGACAG AGTGCGGTGAACGTGACGCGGGACTTCGAGGGCTGCAGTACACTACGCAAATACTTCGGGCAGCTGCACTACCTGCAGAGCCGCGTGCCTTTGGGTCCCGGGCAGGAAGCCGCTGTCCCGGTGTCCTG GACGGAGATCTTCTCGGGGAAGACGGTCACGCACGACGACATTAGCTACGAGCAAGCGTGCATCTTGTATAATTTGG GAGCGCTGCATTCGATGCTGGGAGCGATGGACAACCGAGTATCGGAGGAG GGGATGAAGGTCTCGTGCACACATTTCCAGTGTTCAGCTGGAGCCTTCACCTACCTGCGAGATCACTTCAGCCATAATTACAGCGTGGACATGAGTCACCAGATCCTTAATCTCAACATCAATCTCAtgctg GGTCAGGCGCAGGAGTGTTTGCTGGAGAAGTCCATGCTGGACAACAGAAAGAGTTTCCTTGTTGCACGGATAAGTGCTCAG GTAGTGGATTATTATAAAGAGGCTTGCCGTGCCCTGGAGAACTCCGACACCGCCTCGATGCTCGGAAAGATCCAGAAAGATTGGAAGAAACTCGTGCAGATGAAGATTTACTACTTTGCTGCTGTTGCTCAT CTGCATATGGGAAAGCAGGCTGAGGAGCAGCAGAAATATGGAGAGAGG CTCGCTTATCTTCAGAGTTCACTAGACAAACTGTCCGAAGCAATAAAGTTGGCTAAAGGCCAGCCAGACAGCGTTCAGGAAGCCTTGCGCTTCACCATGGACGTCATCGGGGGGAAGTTAGTATTAGTAACCGCATTCGAGTGTAGTCTCTCTTTAATTTCCACCGCACTTACGCTTTTAAAAGATGTTTGTTGCTTCCTTTTTTGGTTTAGATTTAACTCTGCTAAGAAAGACAATGACTTCATTTACCATGAGGTCGTGCCGTCTCTGGAGACGCTGCCTTCAGTTAAAG GTGCGCCGCTAGTCAAAGCCTTACCCGTGAATCCAACAGACCCCAGCGTGACAGGACCAGACATTTTCTCCAAGCTGGTGCCTATGGCTGCTCATGAGGCCTCCTCTCTCTATAG TGAAGAAAAGGCCAAGCTGCTGCGAGAAGTCATGGCAAAAATAGACAGCAAGAACGAGACTTTAGA ACAATTCATGGACTCTCTGAATCTGGACCCAGATTCTGTGGACAACATGGACATGTACAATAGCATTCCTTCTGTACTTATGGAGAAGTGTGCGGCCCTGAGCGTGAGACCGGACACAGTAAAGAGTCTCATACAGTCTATGCAGG TACTCTCGGGTGTGTTCACGGACGTGGAGGCCTCCCTGAGGGAGATTCGATCAGTGTTAGACGACGATGAAGCGGGTGACCGGAAGCTACAGGAggtagcagggaagcagagcgtcCCAGCACAACCTGCCGTCATAGCTGAGCTTCGTAGGGACCTCGAGAAATACCTGGAGGCCCACGAGAAAGCAAGCTTCACCAACACGGAACTTCACCGGGCCATGAATTTACACATTAGCAACCTGCGACTGCTTGGTGGACCACTGGACACTCTGAGAGAGGCACTGCCCAGACCACAACTTTCTGAAG ATGAAGTAGCAGGTCTCCAGTGCATGAAAAGGATTCTGGGTAAAGTCCAGGAAATGAAAGACCAGCGCAGTTCTCTTGAGAAGCAGTTAAGGGAGCTGATCCAGCAGGATGACATCACTGCTGCTTTAGTTACCACCGAGAGGGCTGATATGAAG AGGTTATTTGAGGAGCAGCTGAAGAAGTACGAGCAGGTAAAGGTGTACATCGATCAAAATCTAGCTGCTCAGGAGAACATCCTGAAGGCACTGACGGATGCCAACGTCCAGTATGCAACAGTACGCAAGGGCCTGGCCGAGACGGAACATAA ATGGAACAGTACAGTGCAAATGCTTGTTGCTTCCTATGAAGCCTATGAAGACCTGATGAAGAAATCGCAGGAGGGAAAAGAGTTTTATGAAGACTTGGAGGCCAAGGCTTCTCGTCTCTTAGAAAGGGCTAAGACCATTTGCAAGACCAGGGAGGAAGAGCGACAAGCCATTTTGGAAAA AGAGCTCCAAAAAAAGGTTCCCCAAAGGCCCACCGCCCCAAAGCCAGCCCAAAAGAAAGCCCCAGATATGAATTCCTCTGGCATGGATGACCCTGAAATAGCCAAGCTGAATGCTGCCATTCTAGCCTTAGGTGGAGACTTACCAGAAGACCTTCGTAGTTTGCCTCCTGAGCTTTCTCTTCACATGATACCAGAGGCTTTTCATCCAGGGGCAGCTGCTCTATATACACCACCCCGATTTCCTCCGAACCTACCACCTCCTGAACTTCTCGCGCAGATCTCCCGTTTTACAGCGCTTCCCCCAACCCAGGGCTTCAACCACAGTCTGCCACCAGGCTCCCTTCCCCAGCAACACCAGGTTCCTCAGATGCCCAACCCTCAAGTTTCTCGGCTTCCTTCGGGGCCTGGGTATCGTCCTCCATCTTTACAAACCCAGCCGGCTGTATCGGGCCCACCAGCTCCCATTCGCACATCCACCaccactgtggacagtgtgcaAACGCCTATTTCCAGCTATACTCCAGCATCGGCACAGCCAGTCATGCCTGCACCCACGCCTGGACACCCTATACCCACTCCTGCTGTGTATAATCCTCCCCCTCCAGTGGCTTCTCAGCCTCAGTATTTGCAGCAGCCTGGTGTTCCTGTCAGCCAGCCACCTCAGGGAGTACAAGCTTCTCAACCACAGTCGCAGCCCTCTCAACCATTTCTCCAAGTTCGCGGTCCAGGCCAACCACAGTCGAGCACACCACAGCAGTTCTTCCAGCCGGTGCCAGCTCAGCAGCAGATACCTGCACCTGTAACTGGGCCTCAGCTCCCACATCAACCTCGGCCCCACTACCTACACCACATGGCGCAACCGAGACCACCTGGACCACCTCATCTTCAGCAACGGCCATTTAATATTCACTCTACACCATCTGCACTGCCCCAGCAGATGTATTCTCCTGTTTCATATGTTCCTGGTTGCCAGCCTGTGAATGCCATTGCTCCAAATCAGCTGCCCCATCATTCCATGCAACCACATATGCCTCCATCCTCCCAGCCAATGCCTCAAGTTTCTATGCCACATTTACCAAATGTAAAACAACAAATGCCTCCTTGTTCCCAGCCCTACATGCCCCCTGTCAATCAGCAAATACATCCTATTCCCCCTCCACAAACACCCCTTTCCTCACAGCAGGTACCACCTGCAGGCCATGGACAAATGCCTCCCACTGCACAACAAATACCTCCATTGTCTCAGCCACAAATGCTACCATCTTCCTCCCAAATGTCTCCTCCCACTCACCTGCAAATGCCTGCAGTTTCCCAAACAGTCTTGCATCCCTCTCATCCAACAGTATCCGCTGTTTCCCAGTCTTTACCTCACCCGTCTCGGCCACCAGCACCAAGTGTTTCCCAACCATTGCCATACCCCTCCTATCAACAAATTCATCCTCCCTACCAGCCAGCATTTCCAGCAACCACACAAAGGGTTCCAGTCCCTGTCCAGCCTCAGTTACCTCCAGCCTCTCTCTCAGCACAGTTCCCAGTGCACACCAATGCTCTCCCTTCACAGCCCCATGGCAATCTTCCCTCACCACTTCCTCCTGGACCTCGACCTTCAGTGCCCCCACAGATGACCCAGCAACCTATCAACTTGCCTCAGCACCATCTCCCTCCTCACACTACACCTGTGGGTTATCCTGGTGGTGGTCCTTTAGTTCACCAATCCACAGTTCCTCAGCAGCCCCAGGCTCTGCCTCCACAGGTACCATCAGGGGTGCCAGCGTCTTACCCTGGGCCACATGCTGGGATCGTTCCTCCTGGACCAATGCAGCATTCTGGACCAGTTGTTACACCTGGACTCCCTCAGTCACTCCCACAGAGTATGATTCCACCATCTTCAGCTGCACCAGGGACTACACCGAGCAGTATCCTGCCTGCCCCGTCGCCTTCTCCATCATCAGGGCCTTCCTCACTAGGTATCGTTCCTCAGAGACCCTCGCCTGCTCTGACACCTGTTGCAGGTGCAGCGATGCCACAGACTGCAACAACACCCCTGCCCTCCTCCAACTCACTGTTTCAGCACCAGAATTCCAGTACAGATGATCTTCTCTCTTCAAGCCCTGAGAGCCAACATGGTGGCAGCAAAGACACTGCCAATGTCTTATTACCCACCAAGGCTGATCCTCAAGATGAACAGCTTCGCAAGAAATCTGAGGGAGTGAAGATTATTCAAGGTGATCCATACCAGGCTCCAGAGAGGGTCTCGCAGCTTTGTGCAGAGCTCGAAAGGTTTCGGTCAACTGTCCAGTCTTTGGAGCGTCCCTCGGGAGAGGGAGGTTTGTCAGAACTCGATGCTCGATGGAAGGAGCTGCAAGATCAGCAAGAGAAAGATTCTCGTCAGCTCTCCATCGCCATAGCCCGGTGCTACACCATGAAAAACCGCCACCAGGACGTCATGCCTTACGACTGTAATCGAGTTGTCCTGCACTCTGGCAAAGACGACTACATCAACGCCAGCTTCATAGAGGATCTTTCACCATATTGTCCTCGCCTTATCGCAACACAGGCTCCCCTTACTGGAACTGCTGCCGATTTCTGGCTCATGGTCTACGAGCAAAAAGTGTCACTAATTGTAATGCTGGTGTCTGAGCAAGAACTGGAAAAG CAAAAAGTCCTGCGCTACTTTCCATCTGAAAGAGGACAGCAGATCACTCAAGGCTCAATCACACTCAGCCTGACTACCCAGAAAAACACAGCCACTCATGTGGAGCGCATGATTGGACTGCAGTATCGTGATCAGAGTCTGAAGCGCACAGTCATCCACCTACAGTTCACCTCATGGCCCGAACTGTATGGATCCAACAC CGGCTTGCCAGAGAGCAAAAGTAACCTCATTCGCTTCATTCAGGAAGTTCACGGACATTACCTTCTCCAGCGCCctttacacacacctgttgtGGTGCACTGCAG CTCTGGTGTTGGCCGAACCGGAGCCTTCTGCCTGTTGTATGCTGCACTACAAGAGCTGGAGGCTGGGAATGGTATACCTGACCTATCTCAGCTGGTGAGGAAGATGAGACAACAGAGGAAGAATATGCTACaggagaag TTACACCTAAAATTCTGCCACGAGGCAGTCCTGAAACATGCGGAGCAGGTGCTTCAGCGTCGTGGCATCATTACCACTGCAAGCCAAAAGTCCACAAACAGTGCAGCAGTTAAG TATTCCCAGCCAGAGGCTCAGGATATTGTTCTTGGAGGTGATATGTCCATTAGCTCCATCCAGGCTACGGTTGCTAGGCTCAGCATCCGTCCACCCAGTGTTGAGTCTGACCAGGACCCAAATCAGGACCCAACGCCTTCTGTTGCTGCAGGACTTGAACCCGAGTTGGCACTAGTCCAGGACCTCCAGGCTCCTTCTCTGACAGACGCGGTTCCTGCCTCACTAAGTCCCCCAATTTCCTGCCCTGCTTCTCCAGGTAAGATGCAGTCCCCTTCACCTCCTCACCACCAGGGTAATGGGTTCGACGGATCCACACCCATGCCAATCTCCAACAACCATGCTGCACCTGAAGAACCTCCCCCAGCACCATCGTCCCTGGACCTTCTGGCTTCCTTAACACCCGAAGCTTTCACACTAGACAATGGTTGCCGTGGCAAACAGCGAATCAGCAAGCAAAGTTTCTTCCAGGCGCAGGAAGGCCAGGGTCTTCAGGGTCCTCCGACTGGAGATGACCCACTCAGCACCCTGGATCCCCTCTGGACTCTCAACAAGTCCTGA